The Candidatus Deferrimicrobium borealis DNA window GGTCAACAAGGACAACGTCGCCGCGATCGGCTTCAGCGGCTCGTCGACCGGCGAATACATCGGGGGGTATTACACCATCATCCAGCCGTCCACCGGGACCGCGGAGCCCGTGGTGCGGCTGAAAGCAGGAGAGGCCACCTACGTCAAAGTCTTCAGCGGGGGCGAGAACCGATGGGGGGATTTCAGCGCGACCACGGTCGACCCCACCGACGACACGTCGTTCTGGACGTTGCAGGAATACGCGATGACGCACGACTCCTTCGTCGGCGCCGACAACAATGTCGTGGACCGTTCCCGGTGGGGAACCTGGTGGGGGAAATTCACTCCCGGCCATCCTCCCCCGCCGCCCCCGTCTTCGGGGGATGACGGAGGAGGCGGCTGCCTGACCATCTCCCGGCCCGGGAACGGATCACCGGACGCCGCGTCGCTCTTCTCCGTCGGGATCCTCCTCCTTCCCGCGTGCGCCCTCGGGTTGCGCCGTTTTTTCCGTCGGCAGGGACGGACCGTCCCGATACGGCACCCCCTTTGCTAAGAGAAGGGGAAACGGGGCGGAGGGGACGATGATCCAGGGAGAACCGGGCGCGAGGCTTTCCGTTACGATTTCGAACGGGATGACGGTAGAGGTGCGGCTGGGGCAGAAGGAGGTCAAGATCGGCAGGGGGCACGAGGCCGACCTCCAGCTGCCGGACCCTTCCGTCTCGCGGCTCCACGCCAAGGTCTTCCGCGTCGGTCACCAATATTTCCTCGCGGACCTTCGCAGCCGCAACGGCACGCACGCCGACGGCAAGCGGATCACCCAACTGGCGTTGGAAGACGGGAGGATGTTCCAGGTGGGTCCGTTCCGGATCCACTTTCATCGCCCCGTCTCCGGGTTCCCCGCGGGGGAGGAGCCGACGGCGCCTCCCGGGACGGCGTCCTCCATCACCGGTTCCACCGGTGCGGAGCCCGTCCGCGTCGCAAAGCGGGCGGGTGCGACGACGGTCACCGGCGAGGCGCCGTTCGGCCTGATCGGCGGATCGGCCCTCGTGCGGAACCTGGTCGCGACGATCCGCCGCGTCGGCGGGTCCGACGTGCCGGTACTGATCGAAGGGGAAACCGGGAGCGGAAAGGAGCTGGTCGCACGGGGGATCCACGACGCCTCCAGGCGCCGGGAGCGCCCGTTCGTCGTCGTCAACTGCGGGGCGATCTCTCCCGATCTCATCGAAAGCGAGCTGTTCGGACACGAGAAGGGGTCGTTCACCGGGGCGACCGCGCAACGGAAGGGGGCGTTCGAGCTCGCGAACGCCGGATCGATATTCCTGGATGAAATCGGTGAGTTACCCTTTACACTTCAACCAAAGCTTCTACGCGCGCTGGAACAGAAGGAAGTGAAGCGGGTCGGGGGGAACGACCTGCTCCTGGCCGACGTCCGCATCCTCGCCGCAACGAACCGGAACCTCCGGGAGGAGATCGCCCGCAAGACGTTCCGCGAAGATCTCTTTTTCCGGATCGGCGCCATCACGGTGTCGATCCCTCCCCTGCGGGACCGGCGGGAGGACGTGGCCCCGATCGCCCGACACTTCCTTTCGGGGATGGAGAACGCGACGTCCGGGCCCCTTCCCGTCCTCTCCCCCGCCGCGCTGGACCTCCTGATCTCCCACGACTGGCCAGGCAACGTACGGGAGCTGCGCAACGCGATCCAGCGGGCCGTGGTGATGGCCGAACGCGGGGAGCTGACGGGATCCGACTTCTCCTTTCTGAAGCAGGCGGCCAAGCCGGGCACGGAACCGGAGAGCCCGTCCGGGCTCTCGCGCTGGGAGCAGGCGGAGCGGACGAACATCCTCGGCGAGCTCGCCCGCCAGATGGGGAACAAGACGAAGGCGGCGCGCGAACTCGGGATCGCCAAGTCGACCCTGTTCGAGAAGTTGAAGAAGTACGGGATCCGCACCGCGGAGTTCGACCGATA harbors:
- a CDS encoding sigma 54-interacting transcriptional regulator, with protein sequence MIQGEPGARLSVTISNGMTVEVRLGQKEVKIGRGHEADLQLPDPSVSRLHAKVFRVGHQYFLADLRSRNGTHADGKRITQLALEDGRMFQVGPFRIHFHRPVSGFPAGEEPTAPPGTASSITGSTGAEPVRVAKRAGATTVTGEAPFGLIGGSALVRNLVATIRRVGGSDVPVLIEGETGSGKELVARGIHDASRRRERPFVVVNCGAISPDLIESELFGHEKGSFTGATAQRKGAFELANAGSIFLDEIGELPFTLQPKLLRALEQKEVKRVGGNDLLLADVRILAATNRNLREEIARKTFREDLFFRIGAITVSIPPLRDRREDVAPIARHFLSGMENATSGPLPVLSPAALDLLISHDWPGNVRELRNAIQRAVVMAERGELTGSDFSFLKQAAKPGTEPESPSGLSRWEQAERTNILGELARQMGNKTKAARELGIAKSTLFEKLKKYGIRTAEFDR